A genomic segment from Haloarcula limicola encodes:
- a CDS encoding metallophosphoesterase encodes MGGTGEDRVYYVISDLHIGGDEQLGDVEFLDELLEFLGRLAETDEDAELVINGDAFGLWEFTRVEGTAKFDVLESTYPQLFEQLRETGENVDITLLPGNHDHELAAYDEYVERFAEYNVDLLQSQSFTRPVGGRVIHFEHGHQHDPNNRIDDWGDPNVAPLGYYYNTLVTSRAGQLSDRGRYNWLKDVQAVTPTERVPIWLLSKYFYREMNPLLRYALLPFLLLFNVSAILAVVAGLNLVGVWSTPVEWTTSFLGQFGTAGTAIWFLLAINVTVTGLLLLVGVPLYLLRRDINKTIDRFGILETGLTVDAETSYEDAAREVLGRREETAVFCYGHTHRPRMRALDEGLMVNSGTWLKRLHRRDGVIGLLPPVFYPSYQLCAVRIAADDGSVAVEYEPIQKSSPSPEELTLTERFLTLGRKPDPNLPDRATVEGENESEATVSTPELSD; translated from the coding sequence ATGGGCGGCACGGGCGAGGACCGGGTGTACTACGTCATCAGCGACCTCCACATCGGCGGTGACGAACAGCTGGGCGACGTCGAGTTCCTCGACGAACTCCTCGAATTCCTCGGCCGGTTGGCCGAGACCGACGAGGACGCCGAGCTGGTGATCAACGGCGACGCCTTCGGGCTCTGGGAGTTCACCCGCGTCGAGGGAACGGCGAAGTTCGACGTGCTCGAATCGACGTATCCCCAGTTGTTCGAGCAGTTGCGCGAGACCGGCGAGAACGTCGATATCACGCTCCTGCCGGGCAACCACGACCACGAACTCGCGGCCTACGACGAGTACGTCGAGCGCTTCGCCGAGTACAACGTCGACCTGCTGCAGTCCCAGTCGTTCACGCGACCGGTCGGCGGCCGGGTGATACACTTCGAACACGGCCACCAGCACGACCCGAACAACCGGATCGACGACTGGGGCGACCCCAACGTCGCGCCGCTGGGCTACTACTACAATACGCTCGTCACCAGCCGGGCGGGCCAGCTCTCCGACCGCGGTCGGTACAACTGGCTCAAGGACGTGCAGGCGGTCACGCCGACCGAACGGGTCCCGATCTGGCTGCTCTCGAAGTACTTCTACCGCGAGATGAACCCGCTCCTCCGGTACGCCCTGCTGCCGTTCCTGCTCCTGTTCAACGTCAGCGCCATCCTCGCGGTGGTCGCGGGCCTCAACCTCGTCGGCGTCTGGTCGACGCCCGTCGAGTGGACCACGTCGTTCCTCGGGCAGTTCGGCACCGCGGGGACCGCGATCTGGTTCTTGTTGGCGATCAACGTCACCGTGACCGGTCTCCTATTGCTCGTGGGCGTCCCGCTGTACCTCCTCCGCCGGGACATCAACAAGACGATCGACCGCTTCGGCATCCTCGAAACCGGGCTGACCGTCGACGCGGAGACGTCCTACGAGGACGCCGCCCGCGAGGTCCTCGGTCGCCGCGAGGAGACGGCCGTCTTCTGTTACGGCCACACCCACCGGCCGCGGATGCGGGCGCTCGACGAGGGACTGATGGTCAACAGCGGGACGTGGCTCAAACGTCTTCACCGCCGCGACGGCGTCATCGGCCTCCTCCCGCCGGTCTTCTACCCGTCGTATCAGCTCTGTGCGGTCCGCATCGCCGCGGACGACGGGAGCGTGGCCGTCGAGTACGAGCCGATACAGAAGTCGAGCCCGAGCCCGGAGGAACTCACGCTCACCGAGCGGTTCCTCACGCTGGGCCGGAAACCCGACCCCAATCTGCCCGACCGGGCGACGGTCGAGGGTGAGAACGAGAGCGAGGCGACCGTTTCGACGCCCGAACTGTCCGACTGA
- a CDS encoding molybdopterin oxidoreductase family protein, with the protein MSDTDDERPADDATVCPLCAVGCTLAPSDGEEGRARGVPGPVNRDGHLCQRGIGAFDALGSDDRLTTPLVRRDGELRAASWPEALDRAADALASVADGHDADALCFFGAPHCTNEENYLLQKLARTLGTNNVDNRARICHAAGMTALETRLGRPAMTNSLSGLSDADVLLVVGANPARQQPVAFDSYVRPALHDGTALVHVDPRENQTTRAASAHLAPRPGTDALVVTALCALAAERGGVDESFVAERTSGYGEYADSLADFDADRAAATADVPPEDLGAVADRIAAADRVAVLAGTGIEGGSDTADALLNLLLLTGNFGRSGTGMNVLRGLNNEQGATDAGCRPDRLPGHRPVDSPEDRAHVADEWGIDPPATPGLTERAAVERFGESVHGALVVGENPAVEKRDASWLRNRLTDLSALVVVDLFESETTDHADVVLPAAAGVEKAGTVTNLDRRVQSLAPAVAPPGDARPDFEILRELGTRLVGDAFEYEDSAAAFEEWTRLSPVHEGMTRSAVADGGVQWPTAGDGSSGTAVLYEEAFETESGRAAFADVETSIADAPADELTLLVGSRAGGVAAGPSDERVHLAEADAASRGIEDGETVVVRNDAAAVEATAAVGGSVREGTAYLHADVADPLVRDESATVRVRPASQ; encoded by the coding sequence ATGAGCGATACCGACGACGAGCGGCCGGCCGACGACGCGACGGTCTGTCCGCTCTGTGCGGTCGGCTGCACGCTCGCACCGAGCGACGGTGAAGAGGGCCGCGCGCGAGGCGTCCCCGGCCCGGTGAACCGCGACGGGCACCTCTGCCAGCGCGGTATCGGCGCGTTCGACGCGCTCGGGAGCGACGATCGGCTGACGACCCCGCTCGTCCGCCGCGACGGCGAACTGCGAGCGGCCTCGTGGCCCGAGGCGCTGGATCGGGCCGCGGACGCGCTCGCTTCCGTCGCCGACGGGCACGACGCCGACGCGCTGTGCTTCTTCGGCGCGCCCCACTGCACCAACGAGGAGAACTACCTCCTGCAGAAACTCGCCCGCACGCTCGGCACGAACAACGTCGACAACCGCGCGCGAATCTGTCACGCCGCCGGGATGACGGCGCTCGAAACCCGCCTCGGTCGCCCGGCGATGACGAACTCGCTGTCCGGGCTCTCCGACGCCGACGTGCTACTGGTCGTGGGAGCCAACCCCGCGCGCCAGCAGCCGGTGGCGTTCGACTCGTACGTCCGCCCCGCCCTCCACGACGGGACGGCGCTCGTCCACGTCGACCCCCGGGAGAACCAGACGACGAGAGCGGCGTCGGCACATCTCGCTCCCCGTCCCGGAACGGACGCGCTCGTCGTCACGGCGCTCTGTGCGCTCGCGGCCGAGCGCGGCGGAGTCGACGAGTCGTTCGTCGCCGAGCGGACGAGCGGTTACGGGGAATACGCCGACTCGCTCGCCGACTTCGACGCCGACCGCGCGGCGGCGACGGCGGACGTCCCCCCCGAGGACCTCGGAGCGGTCGCCGACCGGATCGCGGCGGCTGACCGCGTGGCCGTCCTCGCCGGGACCGGTATCGAAGGCGGGAGCGACACCGCCGACGCGCTGCTCAACCTCCTCTTACTGACCGGGAATTTCGGCCGGTCCGGGACGGGGATGAACGTCCTCCGCGGGCTGAACAACGAGCAGGGGGCGACCGACGCGGGATGCCGACCGGATCGACTGCCGGGACACCGGCCCGTCGACTCCCCCGAAGACAGAGCGCACGTGGCGGACGAGTGGGGTATCGATCCGCCCGCGACGCCCGGTCTCACGGAGCGAGCGGCCGTCGAGCGGTTCGGCGAGTCGGTCCACGGGGCGCTGGTCGTCGGCGAGAATCCGGCCGTCGAGAAGCGCGACGCGTCGTGGCTCCGAAACCGGTTGACCGACCTCTCGGCGCTCGTGGTCGTCGACCTCTTCGAGAGCGAGACGACCGACCACGCCGACGTGGTGCTTCCCGCCGCCGCGGGCGTGGAGAAGGCCGGCACCGTGACGAACCTCGACCGGCGCGTTCAGTCGCTCGCGCCGGCGGTCGCGCCGCCGGGCGACGCGCGCCCGGACTTCGAGATCCTCCGCGAACTCGGGACCCGTCTCGTCGGCGACGCCTTCGAGTACGAGGACTCGGCCGCGGCCTTCGAGGAGTGGACGCGGCTCAGCCCGGTCCACGAGGGGATGACGCGGAGCGCCGTCGCCGACGGCGGCGTCCAGTGGCCGACGGCGGGCGACGGTTCGAGCGGGACCGCGGTCCTCTACGAGGAGGCGTTCGAGACGGAGAGCGGGCGCGCCGCCTTCGCCGACGTGGAGACGAGTATCGCCGACGCGCCCGCCGACGAGCTCACGCTCCTCGTCGGCAGTCGCGCCGGCGGCGTCGCCGCCGGGCCGTCCGACGAGCGGGTCCACCTCGCCGAGGCCGACGCCGCGTCGCGGGGCATCGAGGACGGCGAGACCGTCGTCGTCCGCAACGACGCCGCCGCGGTCGAGGCGACCGCCGCCGTCGGCGGGAGCGTCCGCGAGGGGACGGCGTACCTCCACGCGGACGTCGCGGACCCGCTCGTCCGGGACGAGAGCGCGACCGTGCGCGTCCGCCCGGCATCGCAGTGA
- a CDS encoding DoxX family protein, which yields MLKHAVFVLARAAFGAKFARDGYSNLSDLDDMVAYADSVGVPLAGTLVPLASSLLFVGGIALALGLAPLLGAVAIAAFMLGVTPGMHDFWNESGDERDAELDNFLRNVAFLGGAVAFWASTRERDQHAE from the coding sequence ATGCTGAAACACGCAGTGTTCGTACTCGCACGGGCCGCCTTCGGTGCGAAGTTCGCACGCGACGGCTACAGTAACCTCTCGGACTTAGACGACATGGTCGCCTACGCCGACAGCGTCGGGGTGCCGCTCGCCGGGACGCTCGTCCCCCTCGCCAGTTCGCTGCTGTTCGTCGGCGGGATCGCGCTCGCGCTCGGTCTCGCGCCGCTGCTGGGGGCCGTCGCCATCGCGGCGTTCATGCTCGGCGTGACGCCTGGGATGCACGACTTCTGGAACGAGTCGGGCGACGAGCGAGACGCCGAACTCGACAACTTCCTCCGCAACGTCGCCTTCCTGGGCGGGGCCGTCGCCTTCTGGGCGTCGACCCGAGAGCGAGACCAGCACGCCGAGTAA
- a CDS encoding zinc-dependent alcohol dehydrogenase family protein, with translation MRAAVFTGHGDPLEIREVDEPTADPTGVVVETQACGICRSDWHAWQGDPAWEGRGFEDGHVFGHEPAGVVVEVGDEVEEVREGDHVTVPFNLGDGTCPACRDGHSNLCDERIPFGLTPESPGAFAERFHVPWADYNVVPLPSGISPVEMAGLGCRFMTSFHALAHRADLTGGDWVAVQGCGGVGLSAVHIADALGANVVAVDLFAEKLDTASELGAVETVDAEAVDDVPAAVRAVTGGGADVSVDALGISETCRNSVESLRKRGQHLQIGLTSSEDAGEISLPTDRMVAKELQFVGSFGMPRPRYDEIFRMIAHGKLDPAAVVSETVSLDAVPERLAAMTDFGTSGIPVVEF, from the coding sequence ATGCGCGCAGCAGTGTTCACGGGGCACGGCGATCCACTCGAGATACGCGAAGTCGACGAACCGACCGCCGACCCGACGGGCGTCGTGGTCGAGACGCAGGCGTGTGGCATCTGCCGGAGCGACTGGCACGCCTGGCAGGGCGACCCGGCCTGGGAGGGCCGGGGATTCGAGGACGGACACGTCTTCGGGCACGAACCCGCCGGCGTCGTCGTCGAGGTCGGCGACGAAGTGGAGGAGGTCCGGGAGGGCGACCACGTCACCGTGCCGTTCAACCTCGGCGACGGGACGTGTCCGGCCTGCCGAGACGGTCACTCGAACCTCTGTGACGAGCGGATCCCGTTCGGCCTGACCCCGGAATCGCCCGGCGCGTTCGCCGAGCGGTTCCACGTCCCGTGGGCCGACTACAACGTCGTCCCCCTCCCGTCGGGGATCTCGCCCGTCGAGATGGCCGGACTGGGCTGTCGGTTCATGACCTCGTTTCACGCGCTCGCCCACCGAGCGGACCTCACCGGCGGGGACTGGGTCGCGGTCCAGGGCTGCGGCGGCGTCGGTCTCTCCGCGGTGCACATCGCCGACGCCCTCGGCGCGAACGTCGTCGCCGTCGACCTCTTCGCGGAGAAACTGGACACCGCAAGCGAGTTGGGTGCCGTCGAGACCGTCGACGCCGAGGCGGTGGACGACGTGCCGGCGGCGGTGAGAGCAGTCACCGGCGGCGGAGCGGACGTCTCGGTGGACGCCCTCGGTATCTCCGAGACGTGCCGCAACTCGGTCGAGAGCCTGCGAAAGCGCGGGCAACACCTCCAGATCGGGCTGACGTCGAGCGAAGACGCCGGGGAGATCTCGCTGCCCACCGATAGGATGGTCGCCAAGGAGCTCCAGTTCGTCGGCTCCTTCGGGATGCCCCGTCCCCGCTACGACGAGATCTTCCGGATGATAGCACACGGGAAACTCGACCCCGCCGCGGTGGTCTCCGAGACCGTCTCGCTCGACGCCGTCCCCGAGAGACTGGCCGCCATGACGGACTTCGGGACCAGCGGGATTCCCGTCGTGGAGTTCTGA
- a CDS encoding amphi-Trp domain-containing protein yields MSEPDSASDETNERTLIRSGREFEQEYRLDASEAGEFLIALGEQLRDGDELTVTTDEWELPFAFGEPVELELDFEGVGDPELEIELALPGRTDEQAPDVE; encoded by the coding sequence ATGTCCGAACCAGACTCCGCGAGCGACGAAACGAACGAACGAACGCTCATCCGGTCGGGACGCGAGTTCGAACAGGAGTACCGGCTCGACGCGAGCGAGGCGGGCGAGTTCCTGATAGCCCTCGGCGAGCAGCTACGCGACGGGGACGAGCTCACCGTTACGACCGACGAGTGGGAACTGCCCTTCGCCTTCGGCGAACCGGTGGAACTCGAACTCGACTTCGAGGGGGTCGGCGACCCCGAGCTCGAGATCGAGTTGGCGCTGCCGGGCCGCACCGACGAGCAAGCGCCGGACGTCGAGTGA
- a CDS encoding mechanosensitive ion channel family protein — protein sequence MLMTLNLAVLATALLQLQLDQLLPETQQLVTEYVVPAVLFVVAFLAVWILGKIALVPLIRRVLDEQGHDPSVKSLAESMTGVVNVVLAFAVAFTVAGFGSVIAAFGVFAGAIALAVGFAAQDILGNFVAGIFILKDKPFEVGDWIEVNDITGRVEDIDLRVSRIRTFDNERITLPNGELADNAVKNPVAYDKLRQKFVFGIGYDDDIEHAKEVILDEADRNPGILDDPATSIRVTELADSYVGLQTRFWIDDPKRSDFVKTRSDFVQSVKERCDAEGIDMPYPHTQLLGGIEVEETHAENGAAPADD from the coding sequence ATGCTCATGACGCTAAACCTCGCGGTATTGGCCACTGCGCTTCTCCAGTTACAACTCGATCAACTGCTTCCGGAGACACAGCAACTCGTCACGGAGTACGTCGTCCCAGCGGTGCTGTTCGTCGTCGCTTTCCTCGCCGTCTGGATACTCGGGAAGATCGCGCTCGTCCCGCTCATCAGGCGAGTCCTCGACGAACAGGGTCACGACCCGAGCGTGAAGAGCCTCGCCGAGAGCATGACCGGCGTCGTCAACGTGGTCCTCGCGTTCGCGGTGGCCTTCACCGTCGCCGGGTTCGGCAGCGTGATCGCCGCGTTCGGCGTCTTCGCCGGCGCGATCGCCCTCGCGGTCGGCTTCGCCGCACAGGACATCCTCGGCAACTTCGTCGCGGGCATCTTCATCCTAAAGGACAAACCGTTCGAAGTCGGCGACTGGATCGAGGTCAACGATATCACCGGTCGCGTCGAGGACATCGACCTGCGCGTCTCGCGCATCCGCACGTTCGACAACGAGCGCATCACGCTCCCGAACGGCGAACTCGCCGACAACGCGGTGAAGAACCCGGTCGCCTACGACAAGCTGCGCCAGAAGTTCGTCTTCGGTATCGGCTACGACGACGACATCGAGCACGCGAAGGAGGTCATCCTCGACGAGGCCGACCGGAATCCCGGTATCCTCGACGACCCCGCCACGTCCATCCGTGTCACCGAACTCGCGGACTCCTACGTCGGCCTCCAGACGCGGTTCTGGATCGACGACCCCAAGCGCTCCGACTTCGTGAAGACCCGCTCCGATTTCGTCCAGTCCGTCAAGGAACGCTGTGACGCTGAGGGCATCGACATGCCGTACCCGCACACCCAACTGCTCGGCGGCATCGAAGTCGAGGAGACGCACGCTGAGAACGGGGCCGCGCCCGCCGACGACTGA
- a CDS encoding Cdc6/Cdc18 family protein: protein MNLEDRIRRRQRRDDGPALLREYETLSPAAHVENPVGRGPTVERVLNHFDPIFDGRTPSNLYLHGPPGSGKSAVATALWRNLDRLPTETRPVIHTSTRVQRRSSPTFVYLDGRRIDSEFAFYRALLSAVESDPVPSSGVRTSTLRDRLRDRWQSAHASVVVAVDHLDDGGPQTTVLDCFESLPECVCWLGIGRATPEAAAVRDRVGDAIRLDAYHHQQLVDVLSARASAAMSERALAHQQARAIAEWADGDAHHALAALFVAADRADSRERTRLADEDVRSATERLSTDAVSLARVLELPDNRQVVLRELIDADATARSSVAAAAEAVAASHPAALSEGSIKRFIYEMAETGILERVETVAGTGHGRRPSSVEARFHVPVFRRLFDLR from the coding sequence ATGAACCTCGAAGACCGGATTCGTCGCCGCCAGCGCCGAGACGACGGACCAGCCCTCCTTCGAGAGTACGAAACGCTCTCGCCGGCCGCGCACGTCGAGAACCCCGTCGGTCGGGGACCGACCGTAGAGCGCGTGCTGAACCACTTCGACCCGATATTCGACGGGCGAACGCCGTCGAACCTCTACCTTCACGGCCCGCCCGGATCGGGTAAATCGGCCGTCGCGACCGCGCTCTGGCGGAACCTCGATCGACTACCGACGGAGACGCGACCAGTCATTCACACGTCGACGCGCGTCCAGCGCCGGTCGTCGCCGACCTTCGTCTACCTCGACGGCCGGCGCATCGACAGCGAGTTCGCGTTCTATCGCGCGCTCCTCTCGGCCGTCGAATCGGACCCCGTTCCGTCGAGCGGCGTCCGGACGTCGACGCTACGAGACCGCCTGCGAGATCGGTGGCAGAGCGCCCACGCCAGCGTCGTCGTCGCCGTCGATCATCTCGACGACGGGGGCCCTCAGACGACCGTCCTCGATTGCTTCGAGTCGCTTCCCGAATGCGTCTGCTGGCTCGGCATCGGGCGAGCGACGCCCGAAGCGGCCGCCGTCCGCGACCGCGTCGGCGACGCGATTCGCCTCGACGCCTATCACCACCAGCAGCTGGTCGACGTTCTATCCGCGCGGGCGTCGGCCGCGATGTCCGAGCGAGCACTGGCCCACCAGCAGGCCCGGGCGATCGCCGAGTGGGCCGACGGCGACGCACACCACGCGCTCGCCGCGCTGTTCGTCGCCGCGGACCGCGCCGACAGCCGGGAGCGGACGCGGCTCGCCGACGAAGACGTCCGCTCCGCTACCGAGCGGTTGTCGACGGACGCCGTCTCGCTCGCTCGGGTGCTCGAACTACCCGACAATCGGCAGGTCGTCCTCCGGGAACTCATCGATGCGGACGCCACCGCTCGGTCGTCGGTCGCCGCGGCCGCCGAAGCAGTCGCCGCGTCGCATCCGGCCGCGCTCTCCGAGGGCTCGATCAAACGGTTCATCTACGAGATGGCCGAAACCGGGATCCTCGAACGCGTGGAGACGGTAGCCGGGACCGGTCACGGCCGCCGGCCGAGCAGCGTCGAGGCCCGGTTTCACGTGCCGGTCTTTCGGCGTCTGTTCGACCTGCGTTGA
- the glpK gene encoding glycerol kinase GlpK produces MSDTYVASIDQGTTGTRFMVFDHSGQVVANAYEKHEQIYPEPGWVEHDPLEIWENTQEVVQQGLEDGGIEASQLEALGITNQRETTVVWDKETGKPVHNALVWQDRRTTDRVEELQDEDKVEWIREKTGLEADAYFSATKTEWILDNAEPLKIQSARGEDLRDRAEAGELLMGTIDAWLIYNLTGNHITDVTNASRTMLYNIRDLEWDEDLLEEFGVDDSMLPEVRPSSDEEYYGHTDPDGFLGEEIPVAGALGDQQAALFGQTCFDEGDAKNTYGTGSFFLMNTGNEAVESEHGLLTTIGFQMSGEPVQYALEGSIFITGAAIEWLEDVDLINNAAQTAELARSVDSTDGVYMVPAFTGLGAPHWDGRARGTIVGMTRGTRKEHIVRATLESIAYQTRDVAEAMQADSGVEMGQLRVDGGAVKNNFLCQLQSDIIQTDIARPEVDETTALGSAYAAGLAVGYWETVDGLRDNWQIDREFSAEMDAEQADKLYSRWDDAVERSLNWATE; encoded by the coding sequence ATGTCAGACACGTACGTCGCTTCGATCGACCAGGGCACGACGGGCACGCGATTCATGGTATTCGACCACAGCGGACAGGTCGTCGCCAACGCCTACGAGAAACACGAGCAGATCTACCCCGAACCCGGCTGGGTCGAACACGACCCCCTCGAAATCTGGGAGAACACCCAAGAGGTCGTCCAGCAGGGCCTCGAAGACGGTGGTATCGAGGCGAGCCAACTCGAAGCGCTCGGCATCACCAACCAGCGCGAGACTACCGTCGTCTGGGATAAGGAGACCGGCAAGCCCGTCCACAACGCTCTCGTCTGGCAGGACCGCCGGACCACCGACCGCGTCGAGGAGCTACAGGACGAGGATAAAGTCGAATGGATTCGCGAGAAGACGGGCCTGGAAGCGGACGCGTACTTCTCGGCGACCAAAACAGAGTGGATTCTCGACAACGCCGAACCGCTGAAGATACAGAGCGCCCGCGGCGAGGACCTCCGCGACCGCGCCGAAGCGGGCGAACTTCTGATGGGCACGATAGACGCCTGGCTTATCTACAATCTCACCGGCAACCATATTACCGACGTCACCAACGCCTCCCGGACGATGCTCTACAACATTCGGGACTTAGAGTGGGACGAGGACCTTCTCGAGGAGTTCGGCGTCGACGATTCCATGCTCCCCGAAGTACGACCCTCCTCGGATGAGGAGTACTACGGCCACACCGACCCCGACGGCTTCCTCGGCGAGGAGATTCCCGTCGCCGGCGCGCTCGGCGACCAGCAGGCCGCGCTGTTCGGCCAGACCTGTTTCGACGAGGGCGACGCGAAGAACACCTACGGCACCGGCTCGTTCTTCTTGATGAACACCGGCAACGAGGCGGTCGAATCGGAACACGGGCTGTTGACGACCATCGGGTTCCAGATGTCCGGTGAGCCGGTCCAATATGCCCTCGAAGGTTCCATCTTCATCACGGGCGCGGCCATCGAGTGGCTCGAAGACGTCGATCTGATCAACAACGCCGCACAGACGGCCGAGCTCGCCCGGTCGGTCGACTCGACGGACGGCGTCTACATGGTTCCGGCGTTTACTGGTCTTGGGGCTCCACATTGGGACGGGCGCGCACGCGGGACGATCGTGGGGATGACTCGCGGGACCCGCAAGGAACACATCGTTCGCGCGACGCTGGAATCCATCGCCTATCAGACCCGCGACGTCGCCGAAGCGATGCAGGCTGACTCCGGTGTCGAGATGGGGCAACTCCGCGTGGACGGCGGGGCGGTCAAGAACAACTTCCTCTGTCAGCTCCAGTCCGATATCATCCAGACGGACATCGCCCGGCCCGAGGTCGACGAGACGACCGCGCTCGGATCGGCCTACGCCGCCGGGTTAGCCGTCGGCTACTGGGAGACGGTCGATGGCCTCCGCGATAACTGGCAGATCGACCGCGAGTTCAGCGCCGAAATGGACGCCGAGCAGGCGGACAAGCTGTACAGTCGATGGGACGACGCCGTCGAGCGCTCGCTCAACTGGGCCACCGAGTAA
- the gfo6 gene encoding D-xylose 1-dehydrogenase Gfo6, translating to MDLSAIVEESCARDWETVEPSAVEPVRFAVIGLGWFTKGRALPALEASERCRPSVLVSSDREKASDLAAETAGAERGITYEEFHDGDESDAYDAAYIVTPNALHLEYVETAAELGKDVLCEKPMERDSDRAAELRDVAAEGGVELMVAYRMHTEPAVRRARDLVASGYVGEPMSVTGDMSQRLLERIDPDPDQWRLDEWLAGGGALFDIGLYPLNTARFLLDADPVAVTGNVSSTHDAFDDVDETVAFSAEFPHEVYAQCYASHNARQSSGITVTGTEGQVRVEPAFFQDQPRKLHVSRGDGRATVELEKVDQMLEEFDYFADRLRGDAPLYPDGDHGLVDMHAMEAIYEAAESDRWVTVE from the coding sequence ATGGACCTGAGTGCGATCGTCGAGGAGAGCTGTGCACGCGATTGGGAGACCGTCGAGCCGTCGGCGGTCGAGCCGGTGCGCTTCGCCGTCATCGGATTGGGCTGGTTCACGAAGGGGCGCGCCCTCCCGGCGCTCGAAGCGAGCGAGCGGTGTAGGCCGTCCGTGCTCGTCAGCAGCGACCGCGAGAAAGCAAGCGACCTCGCCGCGGAGACGGCGGGCGCGGAGCGCGGTATCACCTACGAGGAGTTCCACGACGGGGACGAAAGCGACGCCTACGACGCCGCCTATATCGTGACGCCGAACGCCCTCCACCTGGAGTACGTGGAGACGGCCGCCGAACTCGGGAAGGACGTCCTCTGTGAGAAGCCGATGGAGCGCGACAGCGACCGCGCGGCCGAACTGCGCGACGTGGCCGCCGAGGGCGGCGTCGAGTTAATGGTCGCCTACCGGATGCACACCGAGCCGGCGGTCCGTCGCGCCCGCGACCTCGTCGCGTCGGGCTACGTCGGCGAGCCGATGTCCGTCACCGGCGACATGTCCCAGCGCTTGCTGGAGCGTATCGATCCCGACCCCGACCAGTGGCGGCTCGACGAGTGGCTCGCCGGCGGCGGCGCGCTGTTCGACATCGGCCTCTACCCGTTGAACACCGCCCGCTTCCTGCTCGACGCCGATCCGGTGGCCGTGACCGGCAACGTCTCCAGCACGCACGACGCCTTCGACGACGTGGACGAGACCGTCGCCTTCTCCGCCGAGTTCCCCCACGAGGTGTACGCCCAGTGTTACGCCAGTCACAACGCCCGCCAGTCCTCCGGGATCACCGTCACCGGCACCGAGGGACAGGTCCGCGTCGAACCGGCCTTCTTCCAGGACCAGCCCCGGAAGCTCCACGTCTCCCGCGGCGACGGCCGGGCCACCGTCGAACTGGAGAAAGTCGACCAGATGTTAGAGGAGTTCGACTACTTCGCCGACCGACTGCGCGGCGACGCGCCCCTCTATCCCGACGGCGACCACGGCCTCGTCGACATGCACGCGATGGAGGCGATCTACGAAGCCGCCGAGTCGGACCGCTGGGTGACCGTCGAATAG